A stretch of Alkalicella caledoniensis DNA encodes these proteins:
- the aroH gene encoding chorismate mutase, whose translation MIAAIRGAITIEANNEEDIKLATIELVDTIYKENNLVSEEIISLIFSVTKDITAANPAKFFRENFATDIPLFCVQEAEMEKAIPLCIRVIIHCEKTKKQTKHIYLRRAMELRPDLK comes from the coding sequence ATGATCGCAGCTATTAGGGGCGCAATAACCATAGAAGCCAATAATGAAGAAGATATAAAATTGGCCACCATTGAACTTGTGGATACCATATACAAGGAAAATAATCTTGTGTCAGAAGAAATAATATCTTTAATTTTTTCTGTAACTAAGGACATAACTGCAGCAAACCCTGCAAAGTTCTTCAGAGAAAATTTCGCTACAGATATCCCACTTTTTTGTGTCCAGGAGGCGGAGATGGAAAAGGCAATTCCTCTTTGCATACGTGTCATAATTCACTGTGAAAAAACGAAAAAACAAACAAAACATATATATCTAAGAAGAGCAATGGAGCTACGACCGGATCTAAAGTAG
- a CDS encoding ABC transporter substrate-binding protein, translating into MKKFSGIILVFMIALSIVGCSTNQPKDEVSEVKIVSIAPSNTEIVAALGGLDNLVGVTDFCNYPAEVLDIEKVGDSWNPNYEKIVALAPDYVLLMSYGEPYDRLVDMGLEVIVIDPQSIDEIYTSIEDIAALIGKEDKAQQVISEMKSDLSALEAEFAEEKPTVFMLIDSGSFWTGGNNTFANEVIRRSGGINAAAIEDGWYEISQEKLLELNPQYILYSWPPDEEITSLPAWQNLTAVKEGRVIQIDGDLTSRPSNRIVEGIQSIFNIIQKGE; encoded by the coding sequence TTGAAAAAGTTTTCCGGGATTATACTAGTGTTTATGATTGCCCTTTCAATTGTTGGATGTTCTACAAACCAGCCCAAGGATGAAGTAAGTGAGGTTAAGATAGTTTCCATTGCACCTAGTAATACTGAAATCGTAGCGGCCCTAGGTGGTCTAGACAATTTAGTAGGAGTTACAGATTTTTGTAATTATCCAGCAGAAGTACTAGATATTGAAAAAGTGGGAGACTCATGGAACCCAAACTATGAAAAAATTGTAGCCCTTGCCCCTGACTATGTTTTACTGATGTCATATGGAGAGCCCTATGATAGGCTAGTAGACATGGGACTAGAAGTAATTGTAATAGATCCTCAATCAATTGACGAAATCTATACTTCCATCGAAGATATAGCAGCCCTTATAGGTAAAGAAGACAAAGCTCAACAAGTCATTAGCGAAATGAAAAGTGATTTGTCTGCCCTTGAAGCAGAATTCGCTGAAGAAAAACCCACTGTTTTTATGCTAATAGATAGCGGATCCTTTTGGACCGGTGGCAACAATACATTTGCCAATGAAGTAATTAGAAGAAGCGGTGGAATAAACGCAGCAGCCATTGAAGACGGATGGTATGAAATATCCCAAGAGAAATTACTAGAACTAAATCCACAATACATACTTTATAGCTGGCCACCAGATGAGGAGATAACCTCACTACCAGCATGGCAAAACCTAACAGCTGTTAAAGAAGGTAGAGTTATTCAAATTGATGGAGATCTTACATCTAGACCAAGTAATAGGATAGTAGAAGGGATTCAATCTATTTTTAATATAATACAAAAAGGTGAGTAA
- a CDS encoding FecCD family ABC transporter permease, with amino-acid sequence MSNLKKTYLISILVLFVVTILGVAFGATPISFTSINLDGIYKYLTNQQLADSTPYVILFEMRLPRVILGMLVGAVLAGCGVAFQSILKNPLAEPYTLGVSSGAGLGATLAMTVLAGTSIFFLPAVSFLSFVFAVTTVILVYFLARSQGQINAINLILAGVVISSTFSAIISFLMLFTDDSIRQIFFWLMGNLQRASWNRITVVFIPAVLGLLIIALKLKDLNILLIGDEEAQTLGVEVEKTKKIIILGATLATAAVVSVSGLIGFVGLIVPHTLRLIFGSNNLKLFPLSVIWGGIFLTLADLLARTIMIPREIPVGIITALTGGPFFLFLLKQKTNRVNNHE; translated from the coding sequence GTGAGTAACTTGAAAAAAACATACTTAATAAGTATACTAGTTTTATTTGTTGTGACAATTTTGGGGGTAGCCTTCGGTGCAACCCCCATTTCTTTCACGTCCATAAACTTAGATGGAATATATAAATATTTAACAAATCAACAACTGGCAGATTCAACGCCATATGTAATACTCTTTGAAATGCGTTTGCCTAGGGTAATTTTAGGTATGTTAGTTGGTGCAGTTCTTGCGGGATGTGGAGTAGCGTTTCAGTCTATACTTAAAAATCCCCTGGCAGAACCTTATACTTTAGGTGTAAGCAGTGGTGCGGGATTAGGTGCCACACTGGCCATGACTGTGCTTGCTGGTACTTCTATTTTTTTCTTGCCCGCAGTATCCTTTTTATCATTTGTATTCGCTGTAACAACTGTTATACTGGTATACTTTTTAGCTAGAAGCCAAGGGCAAATAAATGCCATAAACCTAATATTAGCCGGTGTAGTAATAAGCTCTACTTTTTCAGCAATCATCTCTTTCTTAATGCTATTTACTGACGATAGTATAAGGCAAATCTTTTTTTGGCTCATGGGTAACCTGCAAAGGGCAAGTTGGAATAGAATAACTGTAGTTTTTATTCCTGCAGTATTAGGTTTGTTAATAATCGCACTGAAGCTTAAGGATCTAAACATACTACTTATAGGTGATGAAGAGGCACAGACTTTAGGGGTAGAAGTAGAGAAAACAAAAAAGATAATAATACTTGGTGCTACCCTAGCAACAGCAGCCGTTGTCTCCGTAAGTGGCCTAATCGGATTTGTAGGGCTTATTGTTCCCCATACACTTAGGTTAATTTTTGGTTCAAACAACCTAAAACTTTTTCCCCTTTCCGTCATTTGGGGAGGAATATTTCTGACTTTGGCAGATTTATTGGCCAGGACTATCATGATTCCTAGGGAAATTCCAGTGGGTATAATAACAGCTTTAACAGGTGGACCTTTCTTTTTATTTTTACTAAAACAAAAAACTAATAGGGTGAATAACCATGAGTGA
- the glyS gene encoding glycine--tRNA ligase subunit beta, whose amino-acid sequence MKQLLLEICTQNNSPESILKYKKTLEKLVIERAKELRIPLKDINIYTTSKRIAIISSYYQDIQISEYMEIKGPAKDICYDDEGNPTYIYKKFIHQKGNNNLRLTTKETCGKEYIYLSGKKQCKPIKDIFPNFIVKILNSVNIWKNIRNILVIFDGEVLSVNHKDFSSKEFTLFLDEKVEVHNIDHYLKLMNEQGVLLKSNQREETIKHQIKKIENSIKSKAFFAKMDIITGLSEHPKIYLSHLSQSITLPDDILKFFLSTNPEVVLFKKGDKISKNIALILDRKVAEISVINYTKSVEVKLLQIQKVYNDEMDNHFIKDTHSLKNIVFLEDLGTMYDKVQRVKHIAGKISDLLSIGEPITTYTKRAAELSKNDLTNPLVALYPKLHGIVGKNYALKWGESQEVAQAIEEYILPIKYQPKLPQTMAGSILSIADKIDTIVGLFSVGIYPKGNDDIYKLKAKTDGIIRIIEKTQMDISLKRITNLAINLYESYHILKQKDKDKLLKDILKFFNMRIKHYLEEQDFDSHIVDALVANGSTNITLISGKGDFLHGIIENTELKDTVVVFNRLKNLIGSNPMNEIEIEFLTEDIEIKLYENFLYHKKNYYDKIDTGDFESAFYELHSLNYCLEKFLNNIYVYTTDEAIRLNRLNILTNIYDLFLDFCDFSKFKNRVVNK is encoded by the coding sequence ATGAAGCAGTTATTGCTTGAAATATGTACGCAAAACAACTCACCGGAATCCATACTAAAATATAAAAAAACTTTAGAAAAGTTAGTAATTGAAAGGGCAAAGGAACTTCGCATTCCCTTAAAAGACATAAATATCTATACTACCTCTAAAAGAATAGCTATTATTTCTAGCTATTATCAAGATATACAAATCTCTGAATACATGGAAATAAAAGGTCCAGCTAAGGATATTTGCTACGATGATGAGGGCAATCCAACATATATTTACAAAAAATTTATCCATCAAAAAGGTAACAATAATTTAAGATTAACAACTAAGGAAACTTGTGGGAAAGAATATATTTATTTATCTGGTAAAAAGCAATGTAAACCTATAAAAGATATTTTTCCAAACTTCATAGTGAAGATTTTAAATAGCGTAAATATATGGAAAAACATTAGAAATATCCTAGTAATATTTGATGGAGAAGTTTTGTCTGTAAATCATAAAGATTTTAGCTCAAAGGAATTTACTTTATTTTTAGACGAAAAAGTAGAAGTCCATAATATAGATCATTATTTAAAACTAATGAATGAACAAGGGGTATTACTTAAATCAAACCAAAGGGAAGAAACAATAAAGCATCAAATAAAAAAAATAGAGAATTCCATAAAATCAAAAGCCTTTTTCGCAAAAATGGATATAATAACTGGCCTTTCAGAGCATCCCAAAATATACTTATCCCACTTAAGTCAGTCAATTACTCTACCCGATGATATTTTAAAGTTCTTTTTGTCAACTAACCCAGAAGTAGTACTTTTCAAAAAAGGAGATAAAATATCAAAAAACATTGCACTGATTTTGGATAGAAAGGTTGCAGAAATATCTGTAATTAATTATACCAAGTCCGTTGAAGTGAAACTTCTACAGATTCAAAAGGTATATAATGACGAGATGGACAATCATTTTATTAAAGATACTCACTCCCTAAAGAATATTGTCTTTTTAGAAGATCTAGGTACCATGTATGACAAAGTACAAAGGGTTAAACATATAGCTGGCAAGATATCGGATTTACTGAGCATAGGGGAACCAATAACAACCTACACTAAACGAGCAGCTGAACTATCGAAAAACGATTTAACAAACCCTTTAGTAGCTTTGTACCCTAAGTTACACGGAATAGTAGGTAAGAACTATGCTTTAAAGTGGGGTGAAAGTCAAGAGGTAGCCCAAGCCATAGAAGAATACATTCTGCCTATTAAATACCAACCTAAGCTCCCACAAACCATGGCTGGTTCCATCTTAAGTATTGCTGATAAGATAGATACCATAGTAGGTCTTTTTAGTGTTGGCATATACCCTAAGGGAAATGACGATATATACAAATTAAAAGCAAAAACCGATGGTATAATAAGAATAATTGAAAAAACTCAAATGGATATATCCTTAAAAAGGATAACCAACCTAGCTATCAATTTGTATGAGTCCTACCATATTTTAAAACAAAAGGACAAAGATAAACTCTTAAAAGATATACTAAAGTTTTTCAATATGCGAATTAAGCATTACCTCGAGGAGCAAGATTTTGACTCTCATATTGTAGACGCCTTAGTTGCCAATGGCAGTACAAATATAACACTAATATCAGGTAAGGGTGATTTCTTACATGGTATTATAGAAAACACTGAATTAAAAGACACCGTTGTGGTGTTTAACCGCCTTAAGAATCTCATTGGGTCCAACCCTATGAATGAAATAGAAATTGAATTTCTTACTGAAGATATAGAAATTAAACTTTATGAAAATTTTCTTTATCATAAGAAAAATTACTATGACAAAATAGACACAGGAGACTTTGAAAGTGCGTTCTATGAACTACACTCCCTAAACTATTGCTTAGAGAAGTTTCTAAATAACATATATGTTTATACAACTGATGAGGCCATAAGGTTAAACAGATTAAACATACTAACAAACATATACGACCTATTTTTAGATTTCTGTGATTTCAGTAAATTTAAAAATAGGGTTGTTAATAAATAG
- the cmk gene encoding (d)CMP kinase: protein MRPIQIAIDGPAGAGKSTVAKRLAKELGYCYIDTGAMYRALTFKALKKKYDINNEDTLRDLIKKTHIEIKNVCKENQIFVDSKNVTYEIRKPEVSNNVSLVAKSKHVREYMLKLQREMAQSGGVVMDGRDIGTVVLPEAEVKFFLTASLQARAHRRYLELDKKGFNVDLDTIAQEISLRDEIDQQREYAPLIQAIDAILVDTSNQTIDEVVESLKQEVERKIEILNSK, encoded by the coding sequence GTGAGACCCATACAAATTGCCATAGACGGACCCGCTGGAGCTGGTAAGAGCACTGTGGCAAAGAGACTAGCTAAGGAATTAGGGTATTGTTACATTGACACAGGTGCAATGTATCGTGCACTGACCTTCAAGGCTTTAAAAAAGAAATATGATATAAATAATGAAGATACTTTAAGGGATCTAATAAAAAAAACACATATTGAAATTAAAAATGTATGTAAAGAAAATCAAATCTTCGTAGATAGCAAAAATGTAACATACGAGATAAGAAAGCCTGAAGTAAGTAACAATGTTTCTTTAGTTGCAAAATCTAAACATGTACGAGAGTATATGCTAAAACTCCAAAGGGAAATGGCCCAAAGTGGTGGAGTTGTAATGGATGGTAGGGATATCGGTACAGTGGTACTTCCTGAAGCAGAGGTTAAATTTTTTTTGACTGCCTCATTACAAGCACGGGCACATCGTAGATACCTAGAGTTAGACAAAAAAGGATTCAATGTGGATCTAGACACAATAGCTCAAGAGATATCTTTACGGGACGAAATAGACCAACAAAGGGAATATGCACCTTTGATCCAGGCTATTGATGCCATCTTAGTAGATACATCAAACCAAACCATTGATGAAGTTGTAGAATCATTAAAGCAAGAAGTGGAACGCAAAATAGAAATTCTAAATTCTAAATAA
- the aroF gene encoding 3-deoxy-7-phosphoheptulonate synthase, whose protein sequence is MKQYRLVSRENKGKNTIIQVNGVNIGEEKIIIAGPCAVESEQQMDTVASFLKDNKVNILRGGAYKPRTSPYAFQGLKEEGLIILNKIGKKYNMPIVSEAVSLASLELVANYCDMIQIGARNMTNYELLKALGNYKKPILLKRGMAATIEEFLTAAEYIITSGNENVVLCERGIRTFETYTRNTLDLTCVAIIKELSHLPIIADPSHGTGRWELVKPMAKASLACGADGIMIEVHPDPYKALSDGEQSLNFTSFKTLMEEINPLLK, encoded by the coding sequence TTGAAGCAATATAGGCTTGTAAGTAGAGAAAATAAAGGAAAGAACACTATAATTCAAGTAAACGGAGTAAATATTGGAGAAGAAAAGATAATAATAGCAGGGCCCTGTGCTGTTGAAAGTGAACAACAGATGGATACCGTGGCTAGCTTTTTAAAGGATAATAAAGTGAATATCCTAAGGGGTGGAGCATATAAACCCCGCACCTCACCATATGCCTTTCAAGGATTAAAAGAGGAAGGACTAATTATTCTTAATAAAATTGGGAAAAAATATAATATGCCTATTGTTTCAGAAGCAGTAAGCTTAGCTTCTTTGGAGTTAGTTGCAAACTACTGTGATATGATTCAAATTGGTGCCCGAAATATGACTAACTACGAACTCCTAAAAGCATTGGGTAATTATAAAAAACCCATACTATTAAAAAGGGGGATGGCGGCAACAATTGAGGAATTTTTAACGGCCGCTGAATATATAATTACTAGTGGTAATGAAAATGTGGTATTATGTGAACGGGGCATAAGGACTTTTGAAACCTACACTAGGAATACCTTAGACCTTACATGTGTAGCCATAATAAAGGAACTCTCCCACTTACCAATCATAGCGGACCCAAGTCACGGCACAGGGCGTTGGGAACTAGTGAAGCCAATGGCCAAAGCATCCCTTGCCTGTGGAGCAGATGGTATAATGATTGAAGTTCACCCCGATCCATATAAAGCCCTCTCCGATGGAGAACAATCCTTAAACTTTACAAGTTTCAAAACACTTATGGAAGAAATAAATCCCTTATTAAAATAA
- the rpsA gene encoding 30S ribosomal protein S1, with product MEIIIAKYSGFCSGVKIAVELVEKNISNNTVTFGPLVHNQSVTDYFKRKGVDYIESPEGINNKTVIVRSHGVSPEVISKLEAGENTVINGTCPFVTNVQRIAKNIIENNKQLIILGDKNHPEVIGINGWAKYKGIIINDLEELQGYQQDQDQDLKLDLSKPIGVVVQTTFNMEKFHTIISKLREQAMDIEVHNTICKATNERQSAVRDMAEKVDMVLVIGGKESSNTAKLTSICKSLDVVTYQIEEAKEIDPSWLNNIKSVGITAGASTPDWIIREVISMVNELNGQEEVKGEEQENAWETIQAAFENKTALTAKAVEVVKGGILIDLGIRAFMPASLLDTRFVEDLNQFVGQDLTFYVKELDKEKNKVILSRKDLLLEEQQGAQNKAFANLKEGQRVKGTVKRMADFGAFVDIGGVDGLVHVSNLSWNRVNHPSEVLEVGQEVEVDILKLDEEKQKISLSLKSTQPSPFESNIKAIKQGEIVEGKIVRLADFGAFVELAPQVDGLVHISQISDDHISKPAEVLAVGQQVKVKILEVDAKSKRISLSIKEAKTKEDFSQYAQTESLNVTLGDRFADLFKKED from the coding sequence ATGGAAATTATTATAGCTAAATACTCTGGTTTTTGCAGTGGTGTAAAAATAGCTGTTGAGTTAGTGGAAAAGAATATTTCTAATAATACAGTGACCTTTGGACCTTTAGTTCACAATCAATCTGTAACTGACTACTTCAAAAGAAAAGGTGTAGACTATATAGAGAGTCCTGAGGGTATAAATAATAAGACAGTTATAGTAAGATCCCATGGCGTCTCACCAGAAGTAATATCAAAATTAGAAGCCGGTGAGAACACAGTTATAAATGGAACATGCCCATTTGTCACCAATGTACAAAGAATAGCTAAAAACATAATAGAGAATAACAAACAACTAATTATCTTAGGGGACAAAAACCACCCCGAAGTTATTGGGATAAATGGTTGGGCTAAATATAAAGGAATTATTATTAATGATCTTGAGGAATTACAAGGGTATCAGCAAGACCAAGACCAAGACCTAAAGCTAGATCTATCTAAACCAATTGGTGTTGTTGTTCAGACGACATTTAACATGGAAAAATTCCATACAATCATCTCAAAGCTAAGGGAACAAGCTATGGATATTGAAGTTCACAACACCATATGTAAAGCTACCAATGAACGTCAAAGTGCCGTGAGGGACATGGCGGAAAAAGTGGACATGGTATTGGTTATAGGTGGTAAGGAAAGTTCTAACACTGCTAAACTAACGTCTATATGTAAGAGTTTAGACGTAGTTACATATCAAATTGAAGAAGCTAAGGAAATAGATCCAAGCTGGCTCAATAATATTAAATCAGTTGGTATTACAGCCGGAGCTTCTACACCAGATTGGATTATAAGGGAGGTTATAAGTATGGTAAACGAATTAAACGGACAAGAAGAAGTTAAAGGTGAAGAGCAAGAAAATGCATGGGAAACCATTCAAGCTGCATTTGAGAACAAAACAGCACTAACTGCTAAAGCAGTTGAGGTTGTAAAAGGTGGAATCCTTATAGATCTAGGGATTAGGGCATTTATGCCTGCATCACTACTTGATACAAGATTTGTTGAAGACTTAAACCAGTTTGTAGGTCAAGACCTTACATTTTATGTAAAAGAGCTGGATAAAGAAAAAAACAAAGTTATTTTATCAAGAAAGGACCTATTACTTGAAGAACAACAAGGTGCTCAAAACAAAGCATTTGCTAACCTCAAAGAAGGTCAAAGAGTAAAAGGTACAGTTAAAAGAATGGCTGATTTTGGAGCTTTTGTTGACATCGGTGGAGTCGATGGATTGGTTCACGTTTCAAACCTTTCATGGAACAGAGTTAACCACCCGTCAGAAGTTTTAGAGGTAGGTCAAGAAGTTGAAGTGGATATCTTAAAACTAGATGAAGAGAAGCAAAAGATCTCTTTGAGTCTAAAATCCACTCAGCCAAGTCCATTTGAATCCAACATAAAAGCTATAAAACAAGGGGAAATCGTTGAAGGTAAGATTGTTAGACTTGCAGATTTTGGAGCATTTGTAGAGTTAGCGCCCCAAGTGGATGGTCTAGTACACATTTCCCAAATTTCCGATGATCACATATCTAAACCTGCAGAAGTGTTAGCAGTTGGTCAACAAGTAAAAGTTAAAATCCTTGAAGTTGATGCAAAATCAAAAAGGATTAGCCTGAGCATTAAAGAAGCAAAGACTAAAGAAGACTTCAGTCAATATGCTCAAACAGAATCACTAAACGTAACATTAGGAGATCGCTTCGCTGATCTATTCAAAAAAGAGGACTAG
- a CDS encoding class I SAM-dependent methyltransferase, which translates to MEHYFSKDPQVKSHKKTFIYHEENITMTFSYDHGVFSMGSVDKGSELLVRTFVRLNPSLGNQKVLDLGTGYGFIGVYLKKKLSNIELTMSDINNRAIELAKENCATNSVKAHILQSDGFENIVEKFDVIFLNPPIRTGKEKVYNLLGGCHEHLLEAGQLWIVVRVKQGAKSMAKFLEGFFSTVETVEKKGGYHIIKCLK; encoded by the coding sequence ATGGAACATTATTTTAGCAAGGACCCCCAAGTCAAGTCCCATAAAAAAACATTTATATATCATGAAGAAAACATTACTATGACATTTAGTTATGACCATGGGGTTTTTTCCATGGGATCTGTTGACAAGGGAAGTGAATTATTAGTAAGAACATTTGTAAGACTAAACCCAAGCCTAGGAAACCAGAAGGTCTTAGACCTAGGAACAGGCTATGGGTTTATTGGTGTTTATTTGAAAAAAAAGTTATCAAACATAGAACTTACCATGTCAGATATAAATAATAGGGCAATTGAATTAGCTAAGGAAAATTGTGCTACCAACAGTGTGAAAGCCCATATTCTACAAAGTGATGGGTTCGAAAATATTGTTGAGAAATTTGATGTAATTTTCTTAAACCCACCAATTAGGACAGGCAAGGAAAAGGTGTATAACTTGCTTGGAGGTTGTCATGAACACCTTCTAGAAGCAGGACAGCTGTGGATAGTGGTGAGGGTAAAACAAGGGGCAAAATCCATGGCTAAATTCCTTGAAGGATTTTTTTCAACTGTTGAAACCGTTGAAAAAAAAGGAGGCTATCATATAATAAAATGTTTAAAATAG
- a CDS encoding heme ABC transporter ATP-binding protein — translation MSEITVRNLSVEINNFKILSSINCTFEQGKIYTILGPNGSGKTTLLKTIAGLINPKKGEILVDNHEITQINPKERAEIIAMLPQNTHIETEFSVEEIVQMGRYHKNYSIFHSITKEDIEITNKAMEEVGVLSLKKRRFAKLSGGEKQRVLLARALAQKPKILLLDEPTASLDLNYQLEILKLVQKLNKQNKLTVISVLHDIQLAAKYSQELILLNRGKIHKTGKPKEVITPDTIKEIYNITTKITWDDFANQVFIKTLDSENVTISKDLKIHIIPGGGSSVNILELLSTHCTNISMGVVNEGDLDWEKACELNIETVTAKSYSPITQENYIDNLKFIEKADIVILCNTPFGHGNIQNLEAIKYAEAKGKKVIIIGDKEFKERDFTMEKKAELLFNEIIRGEKVSTAKNVQELYHFLQEG, via the coding sequence ATGAGTGAGATAACAGTTAGAAATTTAAGCGTAGAGATAAACAACTTTAAAATACTAAGCTCTATAAATTGTACCTTCGAACAAGGGAAAATTTATACTATCCTAGGGCCAAACGGCAGTGGAAAGACAACTTTACTTAAAACAATTGCTGGACTAATAAATCCTAAAAAAGGTGAAATACTTGTTGATAATCATGAGATTACACAAATAAACCCTAAAGAGAGGGCAGAAATAATAGCCATGCTGCCACAAAATACCCATATAGAAACTGAATTCTCAGTTGAAGAGATTGTACAAATGGGTCGTTATCATAAAAACTATTCTATCTTTCATTCCATAACAAAAGAAGATATTGAAATAACTAACAAAGCCATGGAAGAAGTTGGAGTGTTAAGTCTGAAAAAAAGGAGATTCGCCAAACTAAGTGGGGGAGAGAAACAACGGGTTTTACTAGCAAGAGCCCTAGCACAAAAACCTAAAATACTACTACTAGATGAACCAACAGCTAGCCTAGATCTAAATTATCAGCTTGAAATACTAAAACTAGTTCAAAAACTAAATAAACAAAATAAACTCACTGTAATCTCTGTTTTACATGATATACAATTAGCTGCAAAATACTCCCAAGAATTGATTTTGCTAAATAGAGGTAAAATACATAAAACTGGCAAACCAAAAGAGGTAATAACACCTGACACAATAAAAGAAATATATAATATTACCACTAAGATTACCTGGGATGATTTTGCAAATCAGGTATTTATCAAAACCTTGGACTCTGAAAATGTAACTATATCAAAGGATTTAAAAATTCATATCATCCCAGGTGGAGGTAGTAGTGTAAACATATTAGAATTACTGTCTACCCATTGTACAAACATATCCATGGGTGTTGTAAACGAGGGAGATTTGGACTGGGAAAAGGCATGTGAACTGAATATAGAAACCGTTACAGCCAAATCCTATAGCCCTATAACCCAAGAAAACTACATAGACAATCTTAAGTTTATTGAAAAAGCAGATATAGTAATCCTATGCAATACACCCTTTGGGCATGGAAATATACAAAATCTTGAAGCTATAAAATATGCAGAAGCAAAAGGGAAAAAAGTTATTATCATAGGTGATAAAGAATTTAAAGAAAGGGACTTCACTATGGAAAAAAAGGCAGAACTACTTTTTAATGAGATCATAAGAGGTGAAAAAGTAAGTACTGCTAAAAATGTTCAAGAACTATATCATTTTCTACAAGAAGGATAA
- the fni gene encoding type 2 isopentenyl-diphosphate Delta-isomerase yields MQSLRLKRKIDHIALALKQQGQSYMSGFSQVDLLHNCITEVGYNHVSLSTTFLNKNISYPIIINAITGGPKLATNINIKLAQLAKELSIPMAVGSQTIALKDSNYKTSFSAIRRVNPKGIFIANLSAKSNVESVYQAVDMLKADAIQLHLNPAQEMVMHEGDREFSGLMENIVHIKEKLDVPIIIKEVGCGISYGAALELKKIGIKIIDIAGLGGTNFTSIEGMRKKYQPIDPGLYSWGIPTAYSLAQVSAIKDLTIIAGGGINRPLDIVKALSMGADYVSMAGLFLNLSHNYTLKESLEFMEKFIKEIKIFTALTGAKDVSSLRKVSKIYKEDIKRHMNREP; encoded by the coding sequence TTGCAATCTTTGCGATTAAAAAGAAAAATAGATCATATTGCCCTTGCCTTAAAACAGCAAGGGCAATCTTATATGTCAGGCTTTTCTCAGGTTGACTTGTTACATAATTGCATCACGGAAGTTGGATATAACCATGTATCCCTATCCACTACTTTTTTAAATAAAAACATTTCTTACCCCATTATCATTAACGCAATCACTGGCGGTCCTAAACTAGCTACCAACATAAATATAAAGCTAGCCCAACTAGCAAAGGAACTTAGCATACCAATGGCAGTTGGGTCACAGACCATCGCCCTAAAGGATTCAAACTACAAAACTAGCTTTTCAGCAATAAGACGTGTAAATCCAAAGGGTATTTTTATAGCTAACTTAAGTGCAAAATCCAACGTAGAAAGTGTGTATCAAGCAGTGGATATGCTAAAAGCCGATGCTATACAACTCCATCTAAACCCAGCCCAAGAAATGGTTATGCATGAGGGTGATCGTGAATTTTCAGGCCTTATGGAAAACATAGTGCATATTAAAGAAAAACTAGATGTGCCCATAATCATTAAGGAGGTTGGGTGTGGAATAAGCTATGGTGCAGCACTTGAGCTGAAGAAAATAGGAATAAAAATTATCGATATAGCAGGGCTAGGAGGAACAAACTTTACTTCCATCGAAGGGATGAGGAAAAAGTATCAACCCATAGATCCTGGCCTTTATTCATGGGGGATACCCACAGCGTATTCACTAGCTCAAGTAAGTGCCATAAAGGACCTTACGATTATAGCAGGTGGAGGAATAAATAGACCCCTAGACATAGTTAAAGCCCTGAGTATGGGAGCAGATTATGTATCCATGGCAGGACTATTCCTAAACCTAAGCCACAATTACACCCTAAAAGAATCCCTAGAATTCATGGAAAAGTTCATAAAAGAAATAAAAATTTTTACAGCACTAACGGGAGCAAAAGATGTAAGCTCATTAAGAAAAGTAAGCAAGATATACAAAGAAGACATAAAAAGACACATGAATAGAGAACCCTAA